The sequence AATCCGTCAAAAGGAAAAAATTAAAGTACGTCAACCACTTCAAAAAATAATGATTCCTATTTTGGATGATGAACAGAAAGCAGATATTGAGGCGGTTTCAGATTTAATAAAATCCGAAGTAAACGTAAAAGAAATAGAATTGCTCGATGATGCCTCTGGAATTTTAGTAAAACAAATCAAGCCTAATTTTAAGGTTTTAGGCCCAAGATTTGGGAAGGATATGAAGGCTATTGCTGCTGCTGTAAATCAGTTGGGTCAAGAGGATATCCAAAAAATTGAGCGAGAAGGCGAATTAATGCTTGCTTTGGAAAATAAAAGTATTATTTTACAGTTAACTGATGTGGACATCAGCTCACAAGATATTGAGGGCTGGTTGGTGGCAAGCTCCGGTTCTTTAACGGTTGCTCTGGATGTGACCATAGATGAGCACTTAAGAAAAGAGGGCATTGCGCGGGAGTTGGTCAATCGGATTCAAAATCTTAGAAAAGAATCTGGATTTGAGGTGACCGATAGAATTGACATTAAAATTTTGAAAGACGGTTTTGTAGAAAATGCGGTTTCCAGTAATGAAGATTACATTAAAACAGAAACCTTGACCGCAGAACTGAATTTTGAAGAAAAATTAGATGAAGGTATAGCTATTGCCTTTGATGAAGTAAATACAAAATTGTTTATCCAAAAACATTAGAACATGGCACAAGATTTAAAAGTAAGATACTCGGATAAGGATCTAAATGAATTTAGAACGTTAATTGAAGAAAAAATAGATAAAGCAAATAAGCACTTGGAGTTGCTTAAGAGCTCATATATGAACGATGGCAATAATGGCACGGATGATACCTCTCCAACATTCAAAGCTTTTGAGGAGGGTTCCGCTACCATGAGCAAAGAGGCCAATACACAATTGGCTATTCGCCAAGAAAAGTTCATCAGAGATTTGAAGAATGCTTTATTAAGAATAGAGAACAAAACTTATGGGATTTGCCGTGTAACAGGAAAACTCATCAATAAGGAACGACTAAAGTTGGTTCCGCATGCTACACTAAGCATAGAAGCTAAAAACATGCAGAAATAGTAAAAACGCCGTAAGGCGTTTTTTGTTTATGAGGACCATGTTCTTTGTTTTGGGCTTTCTTTTCTTATTGAATCTACATGGCCAAAAATTGGTAAAGAAGGCTTTTGTAAATTCCAGAACAACGTCTATACAAATAAATTCCCAATACTGTTATCAAGTTGGCCTTGGTACGGCAAAGACAAATGACGTTAGTGTAGAGGCTGAAATTGAAGGAGAATATTCAAAAGATTTATTAATTACGATCGAGGAAAAGGGAACAACTGTTTTGATAAGTACCGGATTTCAACCAAATTTTATAAACCCCAACGACAAACTTAGTGCTCACAAGGTTATTTCCATTAGACTCAACATAACCCTTCCAGAATATAAAAAGGTTTTTGTTTACGGAACAAATAGTAATGTACTGGTAGAAGGCAAGTATAAAAATTTACAAGTGAAATTGTCCGATGGAAGATGTATTCTTGATAATGCAATAGAAAGGATTGAAGTAACCACTCAAAAAGGTGATATTTTACTTATGACGGAGAAGGGAAATGTAATTGCGGAAAGTGTTTATGGAAAAATTGAAAAAGAGACTATTCCAAAGGGCCAGAATCAATACATTTTGAAGACCGTTGAAGGGAACATTGATCTAAGGAAAACGAAATAATATCCATACTTTTGCGCAATCTGTTTTAAAGAAATGAATTTAAAGAAGTCCCTCATAATCATCATATTAATACTGGTTGTTGACCAGATAAGCAAAATCTACGTTAAAACTAATTTTGTCCTAGGAGAATCCTCCGCAGTGTTCGACTGGTTCAAGATACTATTTATAGAAAATGAGGGGGCAGCTTGGGGTACCAAGCTCAGTGACCTTCTTCCAATCTCGGAATCAGCAGGAAAGTTGGTCTTGACCATTTTTAGACTTTTCGCCATATTTGGTATTGGTTATTGGCTGTGGGACATTATAAAAAAGGAATCCCCGAAAACCTTGATTTTGGCGGTTTCCCTAATTTTTGCTGGAGCTTTGGGTAATATTATAGATTCGGTTTTTTATGGGATAATTTTTGACAATAGTAGCAATCAAGTGGCTACTTTGTTTTCTAGTGAGCCCTATGGAAATCTTTTTTACGGTAAGGTTGTGGACATGTTATACTTTCCATTAATAGATACCACTTGGCCCGAATGGGTGCCCTCCGTTGGGGGTAAAAGTTTTCGGTTTTTTGAACCTGTTTTTAATATAGCAGATACGGCTATAAGCACTGGTGTTGGTATATTGATTGTATTCAATAAAAAAGCTTTTCCAAAACAGGAGAAACAGGTAGAAAATTAAAATTTATAAACCTTTTTTGGAGTAACACAGTAATTCAGTTTAACATCATTTTCATGGATATCACTAATGCCGTCTTCAGCTTCAAAAAGTGATAATCCAATTTTTATGGTTTCTGGTCTACACCTATGTAAAAAGGTATCATAATAACCTTTGCCATAACCAACGCGGTTTCCTGTCGCATCAAAAGCTAGCAGTGGCACAAAAACTACATCTATTTGGTTTTCTGGGATTTTAACTCCATCTATAGGTTCAGGAATATGCCATTTATTTTTCTTGAGAACAGTGCTATCTGTTAATAGGTAGTTTTCCATTGAATTTCCAGAACTAACTTTAGGGATAACTACATTCTTATCCTTTCCTTGAAGAAGAGTAATCATGGGGAGGGTATCAATCTCTTTGTTTTTCTCGATACTTAGAAAAATATGGAAATAAAAAAAATCCCAAATAGGGATTTGAAGTACATGATTTGCCAAGAGTATGCTATAATCTGAGATAATAGAGGAATTCATTTCCTCTCTCAAATTCTTATATTTTATCCTTAGTTCATGTTTCAACATTTAATGTTGAAATTTTCGGGGTGGAGTTTTGGGGAAACCTATTTTTTTATTCTCTGGTAGAAACAGAAAAAAAGATTTTGAAAAAAAGCATCAAAATCAAATACATTCCCAAAACAATAACATAGTTCTCCATAGAATTGTATTTATATATGGTTAAATGTAAGTAAAAGAATTGAAAAATCACCATGAAATACATCTTTTACCGATGAAATGCATCATTTTTAGTAACGTTTTAACATATGGAGACTTTCCTTAAGATTCCATTTTTATTTTAACCATTTGAAAATAAGAACGATAGAAGCTTTTTTTACTTAAAAGTCATTGGCTGCTATGTCAATAAAAAAATCAAACAATAACATTTTGTAACTCTTTATAGGGTTAATTTGAAATGAAAGAGGTGATTTTCTTACAAATTATGAAAAGAAGGAGCTAAATCATCAACTTTACAAATAGATAATAACCTCCCAAAAAAAGATTAAGTGAAATAAAGGATAAATCAATTTTAACAAAAAAGCACTATTATTAAAACTTACTTTTGTTTAGGAGTCAATTTTTGGAAATTTTATGCCCAACCCATCATCTATAAGTGTTCAAATAAGCGTTCTGCCAAGCGATCCAGGCGTTTATCAGTTCTATGATGTAGATGACAAGATTCTTTATGTTGGAAAAGCCAAAAACCTCAAGAAACGGGTCGCCTCATATTTCAATAAAAAACAAGAATACGGCAAGACCAGGGTTTTGGTCAAAAAGATTCATTCTGTAAAGCATATCGTTGTTGCTACAGAATCGGATGCACTCCTTTTGGAGAACAACCTGATTAAAAAACTTCTGCCCAGATATAATGTTTTGCTGAAGGACGATAAGTCCTACCCTTGGATATGTATAAAAAGAGAACGTTTTCCAAGAGTTTTCCCCACTCGTAAGTTAATAAAAGATGGCTCTGAGTATTATGGCCCATACACCAGTATGAAGACAGTTAGGACGTTATTGGATTTGGTCAAAAGTTTATATCCTTTAAGAACTTGTAATTATGACCTTTCCGAAGAAAAGATTCTATCTGGGAAGTATAAAGTATGTCTCGAATATCATTTAGGTAATTGCCTTGGTCCATGCGAGGGATTGCAAGAAGAGGAAGAATATCAAAGACAGATAGAAGATATTAGGGAGATCATAAAAGGCAATTTTAAGAGTTCATTGCAATTCTTCAAAACACAGATGAAGGAATTGGCCAGTAACATGGAGTTTGAGAAAGCGCAAAGAATAAAGGATAAGATAGAAATATTGGAAAACTATCAGGTGAAATCCACGGTGGTCAATCCAAAAATCAATAATGTAGATGTGTTTACCATTATTTCTGATGAAACACATGCCTATGTTAACTTTTTACAGCTGTCTCATGGTTCTATTATACGGTCACATACTTTAGAAATAAAAAAGAAACTGGAAGAGACCGATGAAGAACTGTTGCAATTGGCTATTACTGAAATTAGGCAACGGTTTAAATCTCAATCAAAGGAAGTTTATTTGCAGTTTCCGGTAGTAGTTGAAGAAAACATAAAAGTTACATTGCCAAAACTGGGAGATAAAAGACGGATTCTGGAACTTTCTGAACGGAATGCACGTTTCTTTAGACAGGATAGGTTCAAGCAAATTAAAATAACGGACCCAGATAGGCATACCAAGAGAATCATGGCTCAGATGAAAGGGGATTTACGACTTTCTGAAGAACCTACACATATAGAATGTTTTGATAAC is a genomic window of Flagellimonas sp. CMM7 containing:
- the uvrC gene encoding excinuclease ABC subunit UvrC translates to MPNPSSISVQISVLPSDPGVYQFYDVDDKILYVGKAKNLKKRVASYFNKKQEYGKTRVLVKKIHSVKHIVVATESDALLLENNLIKKLLPRYNVLLKDDKSYPWICIKRERFPRVFPTRKLIKDGSEYYGPYTSMKTVRTLLDLVKSLYPLRTCNYDLSEEKILSGKYKVCLEYHLGNCLGPCEGLQEEEEYQRQIEDIREIIKGNFKSSLQFFKTQMKELASNMEFEKAQRIKDKIEILENYQVKSTVVNPKINNVDVFTIISDETHAYVNFLQLSHGSIIRSHTLEIKKKLEETDEELLQLAITEIRQRFKSQSKEVYLQFPVVVEENIKVTLPKLGDKRRILELSERNARFFRQDRFKQIKITDPDRHTKRIMAQMKGDLRLSEEPTHIECFDNSNIQGSNPVAACVVFKNGKPSKKDYRHFNIKTVEGPDDFASMEEVVFRRYKRLLAEAEPLPQLIVIDGGKGQLSSSLKSLDILGLRGKIAIIGIAKRLEEIYFPEDPIPLYLDKKSETLKIIQQLRNEAHRFGIRHHRNKRSKGAINSELENIEGIGEKTAEELLKNFKSVKRIREATIESLAETIGMAKAKKIYKSFH
- a CDS encoding TraR/DksA C4-type zinc finger protein, with the protein product MAQDLKVRYSDKDLNEFRTLIEEKIDKANKHLELLKSSYMNDGNNGTDDTSPTFKAFEEGSATMSKEANTQLAIRQEKFIRDLKNALLRIENKTYGICRVTGKLINKERLKLVPHATLSIEAKNMQK
- a CDS encoding 5-formyltetrahydrofolate cyclo-ligase, whose amino-acid sequence is MLKHELRIKYKNLREEMNSSIISDYSILLANHVLQIPIWDFFYFHIFLSIEKNKEIDTLPMITLLQGKDKNVVIPKVSSGNSMENYLLTDSTVLKKNKWHIPEPIDGVKIPENQIDVVFVPLLAFDATGNRVGYGKGYYDTFLHRCRPETIKIGLSLFEAEDGISDIHENDVKLNYCVTPKKVYKF
- a CDS encoding lipoprotein signal peptidase; its protein translation is MNLKKSLIIIILILVVDQISKIYVKTNFVLGESSAVFDWFKILFIENEGAAWGTKLSDLLPISESAGKLVLTIFRLFAIFGIGYWLWDIIKKESPKTLILAVSLIFAGALGNIIDSVFYGIIFDNSSNQVATLFSSEPYGNLFYGKVVDMLYFPLIDTTWPEWVPSVGGKSFRFFEPVFNIADTAISTGVGILIVFNKKAFPKQEKQVEN